A genome region from Hevea brasiliensis isolate MT/VB/25A 57/8 chromosome 9, ASM3005281v1, whole genome shotgun sequence includes the following:
- the LOC110665003 gene encoding uncharacterized protein LOC110665003, translating to MDPLLDSPPPESLHSISSLMLVRGQNTEISFLGTFFAAGFFLRDFMDLLLSPASKVLNNWFETDVLKATLATDAVIGTTSYSS from the exons ATGGATCCACTTTTGGATTCACCTCCTCCAGAATCTTTGCATAGTATCTCATCTTTAATGCTGGTTCGAGGACAAAATACAGAAATCAGCTTTTTGGGCACGTTTTTCGCGGCAGGCTTTTTCCTTAG GGACTTCATGGACCTTTTATTGTCTCCAGCTTCAAAGGTTTTGAATAACTGGTTTGAG ACGGATGTTCTGAAGGCAACCCTTGCAACAGATGCTGTAATAGGTACCACGA GTTATTCCTCCTAA